One region of Camelina sativa cultivar DH55 chromosome 6, Cs, whole genome shotgun sequence genomic DNA includes:
- the LOC104792634 gene encoding protein DETOXIFICATION 44, chloroplastic, with amino-acid sequence MAAVAASSFCFSPLRSPSISKLHTLSKNPNPSIRRSIVCKSSPPDESPAVTASSRRPEKQQNLVDSPKPDHDHKPDPGIGKIGMEIMSIALPAALALAADPITSLVDTAFVGHIGSAELAAVGVSVSVFNLVSKLFNVPLLNVTTSFVAEEQAIADKDVDDDSTETGKKVLPSVSTSLLLAAGVGIAEAIALSLGSDFLMDVMAIPFDSPMRIPAEQFLRLRAYGAPPIVVALAAQGAFRGFKDTTTPLYAVVAGNVLNAILDPILIFVLGFGISGAAAATVISEYLIAFILLWKLNENVVLLSPQIKVGRANQYLKSGGLLIGRTVALLVPFTLATSLAAQNGPTQMAGHQIVLEIWLAVSLLTDALAIAAQSLLATTFSQGEYKQAREVLFGVLQVGLATGTGLAAVLFITFEPFSSLFTTDSEVLKIALSGTLFVAGSQPVNALAFVLDGLYYGVSDFGFAAYSMVIVGFISSLFMLVAAPTFGLAGIWAGLFLFMALRLVAGTWRLGTRTGPWKMLWSTPEKPK; translated from the exons ATGGCGGCGGTCGCAGCCTCCTCCTTCTGTTTCTCTCCTCTTCGATCCCCCTCAATTTCAAAACTTCACACTTTATCTAAGAACCCTAATCCATCGATTCGAAGATCAATCGTCTGTAAATCTTCGCCTCCCGATGAATCTCCCGCCGTCACCGCTTCTTCTCGTCGACCGGAGAAACAGCAGAATCTAGTGGATTCTCCTAAACCGGATCATGATCACAAACCGGATCCTGG GATTGGTAAAATTGGAATGGAGATAATGTCAATTGCATTACCTGCTGCATTAGCTTTAGCTGCTGATCCTATTACATCTCTTGTCGACACTGCCTTCGTTGGCCATATTG GTTCTGCAGAATTAGCTGCGGTAGGAGTTTCAGTTTCTGTATTCAATTTGGTGTCGAAGCTCTTCAATGTTCCTTTGTTAAATGTCACTACATCGTTTGTTGCGGAGGAGCAAGCCATTGCTGATAAAGACGTTGATGATGATTCTACGGAAACAG gTAAGAAAGTGCTGCCTTCTGTTTCAACATCCTTACTTCTTGCTGCTGGAGTTGGTATTGCTGAGGCGATTGCGCTCTCTCTTGGCTCTGATTTCTTGATGGACGTCATGGCTATACCTTTT gATTCACCAATGCGGATACCAGCAGAGCAGTTCCTCAGACTTAGAGCGTATGGTGCACCGCCAATTGTAGTTGCATTGGCTGCGCAAGGAGCTTTTCGAGGTTTCAAGGACACAACGACGCCTCTATATGCCGTTG TTGCGGGGAATGTACTTAATGCGATATTGGATCCAATTCTGATATTTGTCCTTGGTTTTGGTATCTCTGGTGCTGCGGCTGCTACTGTGATTTCTGA ATACTTGATTGCGTTTATTCTTTTGTGGAAGTTGAATGAGAATGTGGTTTTGCTTTCTCCTCAAATCAAAGTGGGAAGAGCCAACCAATACCTCAAATCAG GTGGGCTTCTGATTGGTAGAACGGTGGCACTGCTAGTGCCGTTCACATTGGCTACTTCGTTAGCAGCTCAGAATGGACCTACTCAAATGGCTGGTCATCAAATCGTTTTGGAAATCTGGTTGGCTGTCTCTTTACTCACCGATGCTTTAGCCATTGCTGCACAG AGTCTTCTTGCAACCACTTTCTCTCAAGGAGAATATAAACAAGCCCGGGAAGTTTTATTCGGAGTCCTTCAA GTGGGTTTAGCAACTGGAACTGGTTTGGCTGCTGTATTGTTCATCACCTTCGAACCATTTTCAAGTTTATTCACAACGGACTCGGAGGTTCTAAAGATTGCTTTGTCAGGGACCTTG TTTGTGGCTGGATCTCAACCAGTGAATGCTCTAGCGTTTGTTTTGGATGGGCTCTACTATGGTGTCTCTGACTTTGGATTTGCTGCTTACTCTAtg GTGATTGTTGGATTCATATCTTCATTGTTCATGCTTGTGGCTGCACCAACCTTTGGCCTTGCCGGGATCTGGGCGGGTTTGTTCCTCTTCATGGCGTTGCGGTTGGTTGCTGGAACCTGGAG ATTAGGGACAAGAACCGGTCCATGGAAAATGTTGTGGTCTACCCCAGAGAAGCCAAAATGA
- the LOC104792633 gene encoding dehydration-responsive element-binding protein 2E-like, which yields MEKEESGSKQRYSRRRRRAVEPVEATLQRWGKEEDGEGLERVRRVQAKGSKKGCMRGKGGPENPVCRFRGVRQRVWGKWVAEIREPVNHRGANSTRSKRLWLGTFATAAEAALAYDRAASAMYGRYARLNFPEGLLENGPGGEMKKSDGAGSSGSYWFEPDNVSEAPDGVLETKDEKDYLLYDNGIELGQDKIENLDLTDTKMVESMVYKNPAVKAEEGYSFDRFELDSGLLYNEPGGSSYYQGGGSDSYLEFFSF from the coding sequence atggaaaaagaagaaagcggATCAAAACAGAGATACtcaagaagacgaagaagagcagTTGAGCCAGTGGAAGCGACGTTACAGAGATGGGGGAAGGAAGAGGACGGGGAAGGGTTGGAGAGGGTTCGCAGGGTTCAAGCGAAAGGTTCGAAGAAAGGTTGTATGAGAGGTAAAGGAGGACCAGAGAATCCTGTTTGTCGGTTTAGAGGTGTTCGACAAAGGGTTTGGGGGAAATGGGTTGCTGAGATACGTGAACCAGTTAACCACCGTGGTGCTAACTCGACCCGTAGCAAACGGCTTTGGCTTGGAACGTTCGCTACTGCTGCTGAAGCAGCCTTGGCTTACGACAGAGCTGCTAGTGCCATGTACGGTCGCTACGCCCGGCTAAATTTCCCTGAAGGTCTTCTAGAAAATGGGCCTGGTGGAGAAATGAAGAAGAGCGATGGGGCGGGGAGTTCTGGAAGCTATTGGTTTGAACCTGACAACGTATCTGAAGCCCCTGATGGCGTGTTAGAAACAAAAGATGAGAAGGACTATTTACTCTACGACAACGGTATCGAGCTTGGCCAAGACAAGATTGAGAACCTTGATCTTACTGATACCAAGATGGTGGAATCAATGGTTTACAAGAACCCAGCAGTAAAAGCAGAGGAAGGTTACAGCTTTGATCGATTCGAATTGGATAGCGGATTGTTGTACAATGAACCTGGAGGCTCCAGTTATTACCAGGGAGGTGGATCTGATTCGTATTTGGAGTTTTTTAGCTTCTAG